The sequence AGTATTTGCTACTGGTTTTGCATGTAGCATTTTATCGGTTTATATATTTGATATAGATATTAAAAGCGCTATTATTATAGGCTTTGCATTATCTCTTAGTTCCACAGCAATAGTTTTAAAAACATTAAATGATAATGGGCATATATCAAAGCGTTATGGACGCAAGGTACTTGGAATATTATTATTTCAAGATATAGCAGTTATTCCTTTGCTTTTAATGATAGATATATTTAATGTAGAAGATGGCGCTGTAAGCTCTTTGATATTTACATCTATGGTTAGTGCTGTAATATTAATTGTAATATTATATTTTATTGGTAAGTATATATTAAGTCGTGTTTTATATTTAGTAGTGAGTGCAAATTCAAAAGAGATATTTATAACTACTATTTTATTTACGGTTATTGGCTCTAGCTTTTTAGCGCACTATTTTGGATTTAGTTATTCACTTGGAGCATTTATTGCTGGTATGCTAATAGCTGAAACGCAGTATAAACATCAGATTGAGACAGACCTTATACCTTTTAGAGATCTTCTTTTGGGTCTATTTTTTATAACAGTTGGTATGCAGATAAACTTTAATGTAATTGCTAATAATCTTTTTATAATTGCTTTAGTTTTGATTACTGTTTTAATAATTAAAGCTTTGATTATTTATCTATTCTTAATGATATTAACTAGAAAAAAAGTCGCATTAAAAGCAGCGCTAAGCTTAGCTCAAGTTGGAGAGTTTGCTTTAGCTATATTTACATTATTATCTGTAAAAGGTATGGCTGATGATAAAACATTGCAGATTTTAACTGCTGTAGTAGTTATATCTATGGTTCTTACTCCATTTATCTTAAAAAATGTGAGCAAAATCGCTGATAGCATGGAAGAGCAAGATGAGCTAATGCAGGAAGTTGTAACTACAAAAGAACAAGATGAGATAGAAGAGCTTGTAAATATAGATATTCCAGAGTATAAAAACCATTTTGTAGTATGTGGATATGGCAAGCTTGGTCGTGAAATAGTAAGGCAATTAAAGGCTAAAGGTTGTTCATATATAGCACTTGAAAATGATTTAAATTTAGTAGAGCGTGGTAAGAATAGTAGAGATAATGTATATTATGGAAATGCTATTCAAAAAACTACTTTAGAAAAAGCTCATATTAAAAATTGTATAGCTACAATAATTGCTGTTAGCAATGAACAAAAATCAGAGTTAATAGCAAACTCTATAAAAAATCTAGGATATGATGTAAATACTATTATAAGATTTGCTGATACTATTGAGAAGGGGCTTTATACTGATTTTGGAGATCATTTTTATTTGATTAAAGAGAGAGAAGCTGTGGCTAAAGCTATTATTAGTAAGGCTTTAAAGTGCAAAATAAATAATGACTTAAATCA is a genomic window of Campylobacter devanensis containing:
- a CDS encoding cation:proton antiporter — its product is MDNIIYIFVITAGCAVLFNLIFRRYGIPTIIGYIATGILISQLFGLKNNHDLSFVAEFGIVFLMFTIGLEFSIKHLMSMKKYVFIYGPIQVFATGFACSILSVYIFDIDIKSAIIIGFALSLSSTAIVLKTLNDNGHISKRYGRKVLGILLFQDIAVIPLLLMIDIFNVEDGAVSSLIFTSMVSAVILIVILYFIGKYILSRVLYLVVSANSKEIFITTILFTVIGSSFLAHYFGFSYSLGAFIAGMLIAETQYKHQIETDLIPFRDLLLGLFFITVGMQINFNVIANNLFIIALVLITVLIIKALIIYLFLMILTRKKVALKAALSLAQVGEFALAIFTLLSVKGMADDKTLQILTAVVVISMVLTPFILKNVSKIADSMEEQDELMQEVVTTKEQDEIEELVNIDIPEYKNHFVVCGYGKLGREIVRQLKAKGCSYIALENDLNLVERGKNSRDNVYYGNAIQKTTLEKAHIKNCIATIIAVSNEQKSELIANSIKNLGYDVNTIIRFADTIEKGLYTDFGDHFYLIKEREAVAKAIISKALKCKINNDLNQG